TCTTGTCAAACTTCGCCCAGAATTTCTTTCCTTGTTCTTTAAGTTTCAGTGTGAATGCTGCTGCATCTTCAGCTGCTTGCTTTTCGTCTTCTGCATTAGCATATGCGTGACGGAAACCATGCGTCTTGTTCCACTCACCACGCGTGAAGTCGGGCACTTCCACGGGGATGTTTCCATTGTCCATAGATATAGTTCCCAATTCAGCCAAGCAGCACCATTCTGCCAAGTCATAGACATCAATATCCAATGGCAGACCATTTTGCAGACAATAGACCAAGCGTGAATCCATGATGAAGTCCATACCGCCATGTCCACCGACTTCTTTAGCCTCTTTTTCATACTTGAGGACAATCGGACTTTCATATTTTTCGACCAGCGCCTGCGCGTCTTTTTTTGAAAGATATGAGTGTCCGGAGAGGTCATCTGCAGATGGGGTGACTCCTGCATTTGAGAGTTCTTTGGATGAAAGTGCAAAGCCTTCGAAGGGATATTTGTTGGCAAAGCCCTTGGTTCCCGTAAGTTGATACATTCGGTTATAAGGCTGCGGAGTCATTACGTTGTGGATGATTTCAATGACTTTTCCATTCTCTGTGCTGATGAGTGTGGTTGTCTGGTCACCATTACGAAAGTCTTTACATTCTTCTCCTGACATCTTTTCAACATGTTTCTTGCCGTTTACCGACTTGGTATCCATGGCAATAAGGGTTTTCATTCGGTCTCCTCTGTGGATATCCAACACTTGAGCTACCGGGCCTAAACCATGAGTAGCATAGAGGTCTCCACGGAATTTCTGGTTGTATTCCAATCTCCAACCTAATTTATCTTGGTCATTTTGTTTCCAATAAGCTTTCCAGAAAGGCGTCAGGTCGTGACGATATGCCCCCTGAACATAAAGGATTTCACCGAAAACTCCCTTTTGTGCCATGTTCAAGGCGTTGAGTTCAAAGAAGTCATAACAGCAGTTTTCCAACATCATGCAGTGTAGACGCTTCTGTTCAGAAAGGTCGATGAGCTGCCAAATCTCTGACATATTCATGGCTGCGGGAACTTCAATGGCCACATGTTTACCATTGGTCATGGCTTCGCGTGCTACCAGAAAATGATGTTTCCAGTCGGGAGCTATATAAACAAGGTCTATGTCCTTGCGCTTGCACAGCTGCTTATAGCCATCTTCACCCGCGTAGATTTCAGCTGCCGGCATGCTC
The nucleotide sequence above comes from Segatella oris. Encoded proteins:
- a CDS encoding Gfo/Idh/MocA family protein, coding for MNFKTLLTTVCLLGSVIYPSTVSAQFNWPYKIKNGKAVTEVPNRLPGQQSALHLTTPKMKVVRVAFVGLGMRGHDAVERWTHIPGIQVVALCDHERNRAERCQEYLRKASMPAAEIYAGEDGYKQLCKRKDIDLVYIAPDWKHHFLVAREAMTNGKHVAIEVPAAMNMSEIWQLIDLSEQKRLHCMMLENCCYDFFELNALNMAQKGVFGEILYVQGAYRHDLTPFWKAYWKQNDQDKLGWRLEYNQKFRGDLYATHGLGPVAQVLDIHRGDRMKTLIAMDTKSVNGKKHVEKMSGEECKDFRNGDQTTTLISTENGKVIEIIHNVMTPQPYNRMYQLTGTKGFANKYPFEGFALSSKELSNAGVTPSADDLSGHSYLSKKDAQALVEKYESPIVLKYEKEAKEVGGHGGMDFIMDSRLVYCLQNGLPLDIDVYDLAEWCCLAELGTISMDNGNIPVEVPDFTRGEWNKTHGFRHAYANAEDEKQAAEDAAAFTLKLKEQGKKFWAKFDKTAKKK